In Microcebus murinus isolate Inina chromosome 20, M.murinus_Inina_mat1.0, whole genome shotgun sequence, the following are encoded in one genomic region:
- the LOC109729770 gene encoding large ribosomal subunit protein uL5-like encodes MADQGEKENPMQELRIRKLCPNICVGESGDRLTRAAKVLEQLRGQTPVFSKARYTVRSFGIRRNEKIAVHCTVRGAKAEEILEKGLKVREYELRKNNFSDTGNFGFGIQEHIDLGIKYDPSIGIYGLDFYVVLGRPGFSIADKKRRTGCIGAKHRISKEEAMRWFQQKYDGIILPGK; translated from the coding sequence ATGGCGGATCAAGGTGAAAAGGAGAACCCCATGCAGGAACTTCGCATCCGCAAGCTCTGCCCCAACATCTGTGTTGGGGAGAGTGGAGACAGACTGACCCGGGCAGCCAAGGTGTTGGAGCAGCTCAGAGGCCAGACTCCTGTGTTTTCCAAAGCTAGATACACTGTCAGATCCTTTGGCATCAGGAGAAATGAGAAGATTGCAGTCCACTGCACAGTCAGAGGGGCCAAGGCAGAAGAAATCCTGGAGAAAGGTCTAAAGGTGCGAGAATAtgagttaagaaaaaataacttctcAGATACTGGAAACTTTGGATTTGGGATTCAGGAACACATCGATCTGGGTATCAAATATGATCCAAGCATTGGTATCTACGGCCTGGACTTCTATGTGGTGCTGGGTAGGCCAGGTTTCAGCATCGCAGACAAGAAGCGCAGGACAGGCTGCATTGGGGCCAAACACAGAATCAGCAAAGAGGAGGCCATGCGCTGGTTCCAGCAGAAGTATGATGGGATCATCCTTCCTGGCAAATAA